In the genome of Leptospira broomii serovar Hurstbridge str. 5399, the window CCCAGGAAGTTCCTTATTTTTTATGCAAACTTCTATAGAAATTTTCATTAATGGAAAAAGACTTCTTAATCTTTTTCGAATATATTTTTTTGCAAATTTTCCATCAGTGCTCATATTTCTTAAAATTAATTTTTGAGCGAGTTTGGCTTCTTCATTTTTATGTTTTGAAAAAATATCCGTAATAAAGGTATTAATTAGAAATGCGATCGCATCCGATCCCGGTTCCAAATTAAAAACGGCATTTCTAAACGGGTCATTTGATAGCCTTAGGCAATATTCCAAGACTTCCGCGAACAAATCTTGCTTACTAGGAAAATACCTATAAATAAGTCCAACCGAAATGCCGGCGGATTTACATAATGAACTTGTTCTGGTCCCCTCTAAACCTTCTTGTGCAAATAAAGGCAGAGACGTTTGAAGGATCGATAATATTCTTTCCGCCTGAGGAAGCCAATTTCTTTTTTTGTGTTTCCTTTTTTTCCCATTTAGAGCCTTCAATGATTGCCTTCCTTAGCCCCTCTTTCGCAGTAAGACCCGCGGACGAATCGAGTCAAGAATGTCGTTCTCTTAATAGTCTGCTGCCGCTTCCGACAATAAGATTTTGGTTCTCAGCCATACTGGCGCTATCCGTCCAATTCGGACCGCTAATGCAGTTCCAAAAGGGAAACGATTCTCTCGAATTTCGGAACGAAATCCTTTCAATATGAATTGCACAGCTTCTTCCTCGCTAATTTCATTGGGAGCTGGAATTCCATCGTCTTTAACGGCGTGCGTAGCCACGAAACCCGGGTGGATTGTTTGGATACGAATATGTTTAAAACCGAAGTGCTTTAATTCCATTCTCGCGGTGTCTAAAAAAATTCTTCCGGCCGCCTTTGCCGCAGTATAATCCCCTTGCATGGGAATTCCAAAGTAGGTCGCTAGAGAATTGACGTGTGCAATCATGCAAGGTGTAGTTTGCGATTTCATTTTTGCAAGAATCGGAACGAAAAAGTTTATTAAGCTATCGTAATTTGTTCTCATCTTACCTAGAATGATTTCCCTGGAATCCTTGATCGTATTGGAAGCCGGGCCTGCTCCTACGTTTAGAATGGCAATATCGATTTTTCCATACCCTTTTATCGTTTCGGAAACGACCAGATCCGCATGCTGTGGATCCGTTGCATCTCCGATAAAAAAAAGACATTTATTGCCTTTGGATTCGATTTCTCGCTGAAGATCCTTGAGAAGGTCGCCTCGTCGTGCGGTAACGACGATATTATTCGCAAAATCGGCGAGGCGGACGGCAAGCGCTCTTCCTATTCCGGAGGATGCACCTGTTATTAAAATTGTTTTGTTTTTATAATCCATATTCACCTGGTCCGATTAGTATGCGGTAAAGCCGGATGGTATTTC includes:
- a CDS encoding TetR/AcrR family transcriptional regulator; its protein translation is MKALNGKKRKHKKRNWLPQAERILSILQTSLPLFAQEGLEGTRTSSLCKSAGISVGLIYRYFPSKQDLFAEVLEYCLRLSNDPFRNAVFNLEPGSDAIAFLINTFITDIFSKHKNEEAKLAQKLILRNMSTDGKFAKKYIRKRLRSLFPLMKISIEVCIKNKELPGDRSWKNWRDVTWIIRHLLIVFSFFPFSFPKQKLYSDRIESLRLESVRFCLLAIGFSPESTEVLVKKVAKQSALLI
- a CDS encoding SDR family NAD(P)-dependent oxidoreductase, with the translated sequence MDYKNKTILITGASSGIGRALAVRLADFANNIVVTARRGDLLKDLQREIESKGNKCLFFIGDATDPQHADLVVSETIKGYGKIDIAILNVGAGPASNTIKDSREIILGKMRTNYDSLINFFVPILAKMKSQTTPCMIAHVNSLATYFGIPMQGDYTAAKAAGRIFLDTARMELKHFGFKHIRIQTIHPGFVATHAVKDDGIPAPNEISEEEAVQFILKGFRSEIRENRFPFGTALAVRIGRIAPVWLRTKILLSEAAADY